A stretch of the uncultured Cohaesibacter sp. genome encodes the following:
- the nuoL gene encoding NADH-quinone oxidoreductase subunit L → MMYSAIVFLPLLGFLIAGLFGRSLGHKACEYVTSTLLVIAALLSWIAFFSVAFGHGETRIISIFTWIQSGALTIDWSIRVDTLTVVMLVVVNTVSSLVHIYSIGYMHEDPHRARFFAYLSLFTFAMLSLVTANNLVQMFFGWEGVGLASYLLIGFWYQKPSANAAAMKAFIVNRVGDFGFALGICGVYVLFNTISFTDIFANAESIKGQTIHFLGQDWDALTTVCLLLFMGAMGKSAQFLLHTWLPDAMEGPTPVSALIHAATMVTAGVFMVARLSPLFELAPTALEVVTFIGATTAFFAATIGLVQNDIKRVIAYSTCSQLGYMFVALGIGAYGAAVFHLFTHAFFKALLFLGAGSVIHAVSNEQDMRKMGGLAKHIKLTYWMMLIGTLALTGVGIPGTLIGFAGFNSKDAIIESAFAAHNSLSGYAFGMTVIAALFTSFYSWRLVFMTFHGRERMSPDVKAHIHESPKVMLVPLMVLAIGAVFAGMVFAGDFYGHHYDEFWKGALFVSAENELVHESHNVPWAVKLAPFGMMLLGLAIAYLFYIRSPQIPKRLAERHHILYRFLLNKWYFDELYDLLFVRTTKWLGRVLWKGGDERIIDHYGPNGIAARVLDVTQRVVKLQTGYVYHYAFAMMIGAALLVTYVMLSGGAH, encoded by the coding sequence ATCATGTATTCGGCCATCGTCTTTTTACCGCTTCTGGGCTTTTTGATCGCCGGTTTGTTCGGTCGGTCTCTGGGCCACAAGGCATGTGAATATGTCACCAGCACGCTGTTGGTGATTGCAGCTCTGTTGTCGTGGATTGCTTTTTTCTCCGTCGCCTTTGGCCATGGAGAGACCCGGATTATTTCCATCTTTACATGGATTCAATCCGGTGCGCTGACCATTGACTGGTCTATCCGGGTGGACACCCTGACCGTTGTCATGCTGGTGGTCGTGAACACGGTGTCATCCCTGGTTCATATCTATTCCATCGGTTACATGCATGAGGACCCGCATCGCGCGCGTTTCTTTGCGTATCTGTCGCTCTTCACCTTTGCGATGCTGTCGCTGGTCACTGCAAACAATCTGGTGCAGATGTTCTTTGGTTGGGAAGGCGTGGGTCTTGCATCCTATTTGCTGATTGGATTCTGGTATCAGAAACCATCCGCCAATGCGGCTGCGATGAAAGCCTTCATTGTCAACCGGGTCGGGGACTTTGGTTTTGCGCTCGGGATTTGCGGCGTCTATGTGCTGTTCAATACGATCAGCTTCACAGACATTTTTGCCAATGCAGAGAGCATCAAGGGCCAGACGATCCATTTCCTCGGGCAGGATTGGGATGCGCTTACGACCGTTTGTCTGTTGCTGTTCATGGGTGCCATGGGCAAGTCAGCGCAATTCCTGTTGCATACATGGCTGCCAGACGCGATGGAAGGCCCGACACCGGTCTCCGCTCTGATCCATGCGGCGACGATGGTCACCGCTGGCGTCTTCATGGTGGCACGCTTGTCGCCCCTGTTCGAGCTGGCGCCAACAGCGCTTGAAGTGGTCACCTTCATCGGTGCGACAACAGCCTTCTTTGCCGCCACCATTGGACTGGTGCAGAATGACATCAAGCGGGTGATCGCCTATTCAACCTGTTCGCAGCTCGGCTACATGTTTGTTGCTCTTGGCATCGGGGCCTATGGGGCGGCGGTGTTCCATCTCTTCACCCATGCCTTCTTCAAGGCGCTTTTGTTCCTTGGGGCGGGGTCTGTTATCCATGCTGTCTCAAATGAGCAGGATATGCGCAAGATGGGCGGGCTGGCCAAGCATATCAAGCTCACTTACTGGATGATGCTGATCGGCACCTTGGCGCTGACCGGTGTTGGCATTCCGGGCACCCTGATCGGATTTGCGGGCTTCAATTCCAAGGATGCGATTATCGAATCCGCCTTTGCCGCACACAATAGCTTGAGTGGTTATGCCTTCGGCATGACAGTCATTGCCGCTTTGTTCACCAGCTTCTATAGCTGGCGGCTGGTCTTCATGACCTTCCATGGCCGCGAACGGATGAGCCCGGACGTCAAGGCACATATCCATGAAAGCCCCAAAGTGATGCTCGTGCCCTTGATGGTGTTGGCCATCGGGGCGGTCTTTGCGGGCATGGTGTTTGCCGGGGATTTCTATGGGCATCATTATGATGAATTCTGGAAAGGTGCGCTGTTCGTCTCGGCTGAGAATGAACTTGTGCATGAGTCCCATAATGTGCCTTGGGCAGTGAAACTGGCACCCTTCGGCATGATGTTGCTTGGCTTGGCGATTGCATATCTGTTCTATATCCGCTCGCCACAGATCCCGAAAAGGCTCGCCGAGCGGCATCATATTCTCTACCGCTTCCTGCTCAACAAATGGTATTTCGACGAGCTGTATGATCTGTTGTTCGTGCGCACGACGAAGTGGCTTGGGCGCGTCTTGTGGAAGGGGGGCGATGAGCGGATTATCGACCATTATGGCCCCAATGGCATTGCGGCTCGGGTTCTCGATGTCACTCAACGGGTGGTGAAATTGCAGACCGGCTATGTCTATCACTATGCCTTTGCCATGATGATCGGTGCAGCGCTTCTGGTAACTTACGTCATGCTGAGCGGGGGAGCGCACTGA
- the nuoG gene encoding NADH-quinone oxidoreductase subunit NuoG, with protein sequence MAKLVVDGNEIEVPGEYTLLQAAEEAGAEIPRFCFHERLSVAGNCRMCLVEVKGGPPKPAASCAMRVADLRPGRDGEPPEIFTKSPMVKKAREGVMEFLLINHPLDCPICDQAGECDLQDQAMAYGKGDSRYSESKRAVENKYIGPLVKTVMTRCIHCTRCVRFTTEVAGIQELGLVGRGEDAEITTYLEAALSSELQGNVIDLCPVGALTSRPYAFTARPWELTKTETIDAMDAVGSNIRVDTRGVEVMRIQPRNNDAVNEEWISDKSRFIWDGLKSQRLDRPYVRKDGKLTPVAWDEAFNAVADKLNGLSGDRIGAIAGSMATVEEMFALKMLMESLGSGNMDARQDGSVLASSMGRAAYLFNATIEGIEAADAILIVGSNPRMEAAVLNARIRKAWLAGGVRIGVIGEQADLKYGYDYLGAGSDTLASLAAGDGAFFDILQKAERPLILIGQGAINHDDGLAVLGQAAKLAVACGAATSEWNGFSVLHTEASAVGAFEVGFVPQDGGKDIAAMQKGGVEALILMGADELAFDAFGDAFKIYIGSHGDAGAHHADVILPGASYTEKSGLFINTEGRIQMAYRANFAPGDAKEDWAILRALSAVLGKTLPFDSLQQLRGKLFEAHPDLAAIDECLVGDVADIEALTKLAKPVKGQAMVSPNTDYYLTNPIARASATMAECSALAKERAADAAE encoded by the coding sequence ATGGCAAAATTGGTCGTTGACGGAAACGAAATTGAGGTTCCTGGTGAATATACCCTTTTGCAGGCTGCAGAAGAGGCCGGGGCAGAGATTCCGCGTTTCTGTTTCCACGAGCGTCTGTCCGTGGCAGGCAATTGCCGCATGTGCCTTGTCGAAGTGAAGGGCGGACCGCCAAAACCTGCGGCCTCTTGCGCCATGCGGGTGGCCGATTTGCGTCCGGGACGCGATGGGGAGCCGCCGGAGATCTTTACTAAATCACCGATGGTCAAAAAGGCCCGTGAAGGGGTGATGGAATTCCTGCTGATCAACCATCCACTCGATTGTCCGATCTGTGATCAGGCGGGGGAATGCGATTTGCAGGACCAAGCCATGGCTTACGGCAAGGGCGATTCGCGTTATAGCGAAAGCAAGCGGGCGGTGGAGAATAAATATATCGGGCCACTGGTCAAAACCGTGATGACCCGCTGCATTCACTGCACCCGCTGTGTCCGCTTCACCACCGAGGTAGCCGGTATTCAGGAACTGGGGCTCGTTGGACGTGGCGAAGATGCTGAAATCACCACTTATCTGGAAGCCGCGCTTTCTTCGGAATTGCAGGGCAATGTTATTGATCTTTGTCCGGTCGGGGCGCTGACCTCGCGGCCCTATGCCTTCACGGCGCGGCCATGGGAGCTGACCAAGACCGAAACCATCGATGCGATGGATGCGGTTGGGTCAAATATCCGGGTGGATACGCGCGGCGTTGAAGTGATGCGCATTCAGCCGCGCAACAATGATGCGGTCAATGAGGAATGGATATCCGACAAGTCACGCTTCATTTGGGACGGGCTGAAAAGCCAGCGTCTTGATCGCCCATATGTTCGTAAGGATGGCAAATTGACCCCGGTTGCGTGGGACGAGGCCTTCAATGCGGTGGCCGACAAGCTCAATGGGCTGTCAGGTGATCGGATCGGCGCAATCGCCGGCAGCATGGCCACTGTTGAGGAGATGTTCGCGCTCAAAATGCTGATGGAGTCTTTGGGCTCTGGCAATATGGATGCCCGACAGGACGGCTCAGTGCTGGCGTCAAGCATGGGCAGGGCGGCCTATCTGTTCAATGCGACGATCGAGGGCATTGAAGCGGCGGATGCCATCCTGATTGTTGGCTCCAATCCCCGCATGGAAGCTGCCGTTCTCAATGCCCGCATTCGCAAGGCGTGGCTTGCAGGCGGTGTGCGGATTGGCGTGATCGGTGAACAGGCTGATCTCAAGTATGGCTATGATTATCTCGGCGCTGGCTCCGATACCTTGGCGAGCCTTGCTGCCGGGGACGGGGCCTTCTTCGACATACTGCAAAAAGCCGAGCGCCCGCTGATTCTGATCGGGCAAGGCGCCATCAATCATGACGATGGTCTTGCGGTTCTTGGGCAGGCGGCCAAATTGGCAGTGGCCTGTGGCGCGGCAACATCAGAGTGGAATGGCTTTAGCGTGCTGCATACAGAGGCAAGCGCTGTTGGGGCGTTTGAAGTTGGTTTCGTGCCGCAGGATGGGGGCAAGGATATCGCTGCCATGCAAAAGGGTGGCGTTGAGGCGCTGATCCTGATGGGCGCGGACGAACTGGCCTTTGATGCCTTTGGTGATGCCTTCAAGATCTATATTGGCAGTCACGGGGATGCCGGGGCGCATCATGCGGATGTGATTTTGCCCGGTGCAAGTTATACCGAAAAATCGGGCCTCTTCATCAATACCGAAGGCCGGATACAGATGGCGTATCGCGCCAACTTTGCACCTGGAGACGCCAAGGAAGACTGGGCGATCCTGCGGGCGCTTTCGGCGGTGCTTGGCAAGACCTTGCCATTTGATAGCCTTCAGCAATTGCGCGGCAAATTGTTCGAGGCGCATCCGGATCTTGCTGCCATTGACGAGTGTCTTGTCGGTGACGTTGCCGACATTGAGGCGTTGACCAAACTTGCCAAGCCTGTCAAGGGGCAGGCGATGGTGTCACCGAATACCGATTATTATCTGACCAACCCGATTGCCCGCGCCTCCGCCACCATGGCCGAATGCAGCGCATTGGCCAAGGAACGCGCGGCTGACGCCGCAGAGTAA
- the nuoI gene encoding NADH-quinone oxidoreductase subunit NuoI, whose translation MALAQAAKSLMLKEFVSAFFLSMRYFFAPKATINYPFEKGPVSPRFRGEHALRRYPNGEERCIACKLCEAICPAQAITIEAGPRRNDGTRRTTRYDLDMTKCIYCGLCQEACPVEAIVEGPNFEFATETREELFYNKERLLENGERWELELARNIAMDAPYR comes from the coding sequence ATGGCACTTGCACAGGCTGCAAAATCGCTGATGTTGAAGGAGTTTGTTTCTGCCTTCTTCCTCTCAATGCGGTATTTCTTTGCGCCCAAGGCGACGATCAATTACCCGTTCGAAAAGGGGCCGGTCAGCCCGCGTTTTCGCGGTGAACATGCACTGCGCCGCTATCCCAACGGGGAAGAGCGCTGCATTGCCTGCAAATTGTGTGAGGCGATCTGTCCGGCGCAGGCCATCACGATTGAAGCCGGACCCCGGCGCAATGACGGCACTCGCCGCACCACCCGCTATGATCTCGACATGACCAAATGCATCTATTGCGGTCTGTGCCAGGAGGCCTGTCCGGTGGAGGCGATTGTCGAGGGGCCGAATTTTGAATTTGCCACGGAGACCCGCGAAGAACTGTTCTACAACAAGGAACGACTCCTTGAGAATGGCGAACGCTGGGAGCTTGAATTGGCTCGCAATATTGCAATGGACGCGCCTTATCGCTGA
- the nuoK gene encoding NADH-quinone oxidoreductase subunit NuoK, with protein MEIGLSHYLTVAAILFVIGMFGIFINRKNVIVILMSIELILLSVNINLVAFSSFLGDLVGQIFGLLILTVAAAEAAIGLAILVVFYRNRGSIAVEDINMMKG; from the coding sequence ATGGAAATCGGACTGAGCCATTATCTGACTGTTGCAGCGATCCTGTTCGTGATCGGGATGTTCGGCATCTTCATCAATCGGAAGAATGTCATCGTCATTCTGATGTCAATCGAGCTGATCCTGTTGTCGGTGAATATCAATTTGGTCGCCTTCTCCTCTTTTCTGGGCGATTTGGTGGGGCAGATTTTCGGTCTGCTGATCCTGACTGTCGCTGCGGCCGAGGCCGCTATCGGGTTGGCCATTTTGGTCGTGTTTTATCGCAATCGCGGCTCCATCGCGGTTGAAGACATCAACATGATGAAGGGCTGA
- a CDS encoding NADH-quinone oxidoreductase subunit J, with protein sequence MILQSFFFYLFSAILLGSGLMVIGSRNPVHSVLFLILAFFNAAALFVLLGAEFLAMLLIVVYVGAVAVLFLFIVMMLDIDFVELRSGFLSYMPIGLLVGLVLLAELIVAIGGWAISPDVVANLGEPIPDLAKMSNIEAIGSLLYTKYVYYFLSAAMILLVAMIGAIVLTLHHRKDVKRQDITRQVARNVDNSIEIKKVEPGRGI encoded by the coding sequence ATGATCCTTCAGAGCTTTTTCTTCTATCTCTTTTCGGCGATCCTGCTTGGGTCCGGGCTGATGGTGATCGGGTCGCGCAATCCGGTCCATTCGGTACTGTTTCTGATCCTTGCCTTCTTCAATGCTGCTGCCCTGTTCGTGCTGCTGGGGGCCGAGTTTTTGGCGATGCTGCTGATCGTGGTCTATGTGGGCGCGGTGGCGGTGTTGTTCCTGTTTATCGTGATGATGCTCGATATCGACTTTGTAGAGCTGCGGTCCGGGTTTCTTAGCTACATGCCGATTGGCTTGCTGGTCGGGCTGGTTCTGCTGGCTGAATTGATCGTCGCCATTGGCGGTTGGGCGATCAGCCCTGATGTGGTGGCCAATCTGGGGGAACCGATTCCGGATCTGGCCAAAATGTCGAATATCGAGGCGATCGGATCGCTCCTTTATACCAAATATGTCTATTACTTCCTGAGCGCGGCGATGATCCTGCTGGTCGCCATGATCGGGGCCATCGTGTTGACATTGCATCACCGCAAGGATGTGAAACGTCAGGATATTACGCGTCAGGTGGCGCGGAACGTCGATAATTCTATTGAAATCAAGAAAGTGGAACCGGGCAGGGGCATCTAG
- the nuoH gene encoding NADH-quinone oxidoreductase subunit NuoH, with product MDGFVTNWLIPGAIIVGQSLLLLVALLVIIAYVLYADRKVWAAVQMRRGPNVVGPWGLLQSFADLLKFVLKEPVIPSGSNKVIFLLGPLMTVTVALAAWAVVPVAEGWAIADINVGVLYILAISSLGVYGIIMGGWASNSKYPFLSALRSAAQMVSYEVSIGFVIITVLLCVGSLNLTDIVLSQKEGFATWLGLPSLSFLNWYWLPLFPMFVVFFISALAETNRPPFDLPEAESELVAGFMVEYGSTPYMMYMLGEYVAIALMCSMTVILFMGGWLPPLDFVPFTWVPGVVWFFLKASAVFFMFAMTKAFVPRYRYDQLMRLGWKVFLPLSLFYVVLVAGVLQFMGWAP from the coding sequence ATGGATGGATTTGTCACAAATTGGCTTATTCCCGGCGCGATCATCGTGGGGCAGTCGCTTCTGTTGCTGGTCGCCCTGTTGGTGATCATTGCCTATGTCCTCTATGCCGACCGCAAGGTCTGGGCAGCAGTGCAGATGCGGCGCGGGCCCAATGTGGTCGGGCCTTGGGGGCTGTTGCAGTCCTTTGCCGATTTGCTGAAATTCGTTCTCAAGGAACCGGTGATCCCGTCTGGCTCGAACAAGGTGATTTTCCTGCTTGGACCTTTGATGACGGTGACAGTGGCTCTGGCGGCATGGGCCGTGGTGCCTGTGGCTGAAGGGTGGGCAATTGCCGACATCAATGTCGGCGTGCTCTATATTCTGGCCATCTCGTCGCTTGGCGTCTATGGCATCATCATGGGTGGCTGGGCGTCGAACTCGAAATATCCGTTCCTGTCTGCCTTGCGCTCGGCGGCGCAAATGGTGTCTTACGAAGTCTCCATCGGGTTCGTCATTATCACTGTTTTGCTCTGCGTCGGCTCGCTCAACTTGACGGATATCGTGCTGTCCCAGAAAGAGGGCTTTGCGACTTGGCTCGGGCTGCCTTCGCTCAGCTTCCTTAATTGGTATTGGCTGCCTTTATTCCCGATGTTTGTGGTGTTCTTCATCTCGGCTCTGGCAGAGACCAACCGGCCGCCATTCGATCTGCCAGAAGCGGAGTCGGAACTGGTGGCGGGCTTCATGGTCGAATATGGCTCGACCCCTTACATGATGTATATGCTCGGCGAATATGTGGCGATTGCGCTGATGTGTTCGATGACTGTCATCCTGTTCATGGGTGGGTGGTTGCCGCCGTTGGACTTCGTGCCCTTCACGTGGGTGCCGGGTGTGGTCTGGTTCTTCCTTAAGGCCAGTGCCGTGTTCTTCATGTTTGCCATGACCAAGGCGTTCGTGCCGCGCTATCGCTATGACCAATTGATGCGCCTTGGCTGGAAAGTCTTCCTGCCACTGTCGCTCTTCTATGTGGTGCTGGTTGCAGGTGTGTTGCAATTCATGGGCTGGGCTCCTTAA